In one Pirellulales bacterium genomic region, the following are encoded:
- a CDS encoding sigma-70 family RNA polymerase sigma factor, with the protein MNAVGLNNAFELPSDEELFARYRDRRDLAAIEELVHRYERELYSYLARYLRDPELAKEVFQTAFLHVVQKSKSFEDTKRFRPWLYSIATHAAIDMLRHRGRRQAASLDAQHDAGEGETATLAGLVPSATPGPVDEALLDERRRQVRTAVDALPEDLRSVLLLTYFQSLTYNEAAEALGIPLGTVKSRMHAALKRLGLALQDDELPLGK; encoded by the coding sequence ATGAATGCCGTCGGCCTCAATAACGCTTTTGAACTACCGAGCGACGAAGAACTGTTCGCCCGCTACCGCGACCGGCGCGATCTGGCCGCGATCGAAGAGCTGGTACACCGCTACGAGCGCGAGTTGTACAGCTACCTGGCGCGCTATCTGCGCGATCCCGAGCTGGCGAAGGAAGTCTTTCAAACGGCTTTCCTGCATGTCGTGCAGAAAAGCAAATCGTTCGAAGATACGAAGCGCTTCCGCCCCTGGCTGTACAGCATTGCCACGCACGCCGCGATCGACATGCTGCGGCATCGCGGTCGCCGGCAAGCGGCCAGTCTCGACGCGCAGCACGATGCCGGCGAAGGGGAAACCGCCACGCTGGCCGGCCTGGTTCCTTCGGCCACGCCGGGCCCCGTGGACGAGGCTCTGCTCGACGAACGCCGGCGGCAGGTGCGCACAGCCGTCGACGCGCTGCCCGAAGATCTGCGCAGCGTGCTGCTGCTGACCTACTTTCAAAGCTTGACCTATAACGAGGCGGCCGAGGCCCTGGGCATTCCTCTGGGCACGGTCAAGTCGCGCATGCATGCGGCCCTGAAGCGACTGGGACTCGCTCTTCAAGATGACGAGTTACCCCTGGGGAAATAA
- a CDS encoding prenyltransferase/squalene oxidase repeat-containing protein, with amino-acid sequence MTPAACTLQKTILTSILGVALLSAPRYAFSFDDATSGARAKSYEQAVQKGIDYLRTKGQAEDGSFSAAAGPGLTAIVATSVMANGRTVDDPLVAKSLKYLEGSVQPDGGIYAPKSRLRNYETCLGVMCFAAANRDGRYDKILKNADAFLKGLQFGENDNRPASDISYGGVGYGGAERPDLSNTHFLMEALEAAGVGANDEAVQRALVFVSRCQNLESAANTTQFAAKVQDGGFYYTPAGSGSSPAGKTANGGLRSYGSMSYAGLKSMIFAGLKADDPRVKAAVKWAQDHYSVTENPGLGDEGLYYYYHLFGKALAALGQEKLVDAEGRAHDWRDDLVTELARRQQPDGSWTNTNTRWLEGDPNLVTGYALLTLSYCKP; translated from the coding sequence ATGACGCCGGCCGCTTGTACCCTTCAAAAGACGATTCTCACCTCGATATTGGGCGTCGCACTATTAAGCGCTCCCCGTTACGCGTTCAGCTTTGACGACGCAACGTCGGGCGCGCGAGCCAAATCCTACGAGCAGGCCGTGCAAAAAGGAATTGACTATCTGCGCACCAAGGGGCAAGCCGAGGACGGGTCGTTCAGTGCCGCCGCGGGTCCGGGGCTCACGGCCATCGTCGCCACATCCGTCATGGCCAACGGACGCACGGTTGACGATCCGCTGGTCGCCAAGAGCTTGAAATACCTGGAAGGTTCCGTACAGCCGGACGGTGGGATCTATGCCCCGAAGTCGCGGCTGCGCAACTACGAGACTTGCCTGGGCGTGATGTGCTTCGCGGCCGCCAACCGCGATGGCCGATACGACAAGATACTGAAGAATGCCGACGCCTTCCTCAAGGGATTGCAATTCGGCGAAAACGACAATCGCCCCGCGTCTGATATTTCCTATGGCGGCGTCGGTTATGGCGGCGCCGAGCGACCGGACCTGTCGAACACGCATTTTCTGATGGAAGCCCTGGAAGCGGCCGGCGTCGGCGCGAACGACGAAGCGGTGCAGCGGGCTTTGGTTTTCGTTTCGCGCTGCCAGAATCTCGAATCGGCTGCCAACACAACGCAATTCGCCGCCAAGGTCCAGGACGGCGGTTTCTATTACACGCCGGCCGGATCGGGTAGCAGCCCCGCCGGAAAGACCGCCAACGGCGGACTGCGCAGCTATGGATCGATGAGCTACGCCGGGCTGAAAAGTATGATCTTTGCCGGATTGAAAGCCGACGATCCGCGCGTGAAGGCGGCCGTCAAATGGGCTCAAGATCATTACTCGGTCACCGAGAATCCGGGGCTCGGTGATGAAGGGCTTTATTACTACTACCATCTCTTCGGCAAGGCGCTCGCCGCGCTCGGCCAGGAAAAACTGGTCGACGCCGAGGGGCGCGCCCATGACTGGCGCGATGATCTGGTGACAGAGCTCGCCCGCCGCCAGCAGCCTGACGGATCGTGGACCAACACGAACACGCGCTGGCTCGAAGGGGACCCGAACCTGGTCACGGGCTACGCACTACTAACCCTGTCGTATTGCAAGCCGTAA
- a CDS encoding HEAT repeat domain-containing protein has product MSIRRTLIVATLTVAIFCEACAFATFAQMAGRANRNVAEPKTADIVKRLKSGNVSVRRRGAEDLMVIGAKAQEVLPSVHTALTDPDVEVRVAAALCLEQIDPTNPGIVPALAGAIDQGCIANLSPAVQVLVKREPDRSDALVRQLIKLVDSNDRGMRSAAMKSLGELGPKAQAAVPALIKQLQSNEHPYKLNASQALIGIGSRDAVPALLAALQSQDPFVRGNAGIGLLEIVPVSREVGQAVLEMMKSTALESSGQSTESMILKVHAAVPTTVDQLAALLSDANVLVRFRAVNMLSHLKLEAKSAVPALMPLMKDPNAYIRGATARAIAVTGQPYSQEFVDSLLANLKDKDNSSKLLAIEYLAAVRERPEVQSALIAALLAEHDADATAALLDALDAERLYQWLQGHDLALRKKAVDICVNPFLKVEPAERVCLALLPLLADDDATVRQLVIQALGHTAHAPVPDTDPDSPFFEPKKPADAVEEDRGWVTSRLVPPLIQFLTDADAATRGQAARSLGLLGAAAKSATPQIIKLLADESPDVRRRAVVALGDFGPGAKAAARAIAHLIEQSHDSDLRADAADALDKINAPGPEVVRALLVALADNAPATRRAAAEALAMAGPAKDVAGPLIKALEDTDDRVQESAAEALGKLDIHDVSEVILPLVEALPGQANDKAAIALVRIGKNNPIVEKYLIDALETNDRDTVQSALGVLEEIGTKNATAGLLRLLGNYEDHGFDDSIASGVQSVLDSIGPEAAEVVSAFLDLNLDQSEWNSRSELWGELLREIGPDAVDQLALALRDANSRRRLMAAWALGVCGPYTTRAVSALVPVTHDTDRKCRLASIAALGVAGHDSDEAITALVDLLARAKGKYEGELADAEDDYTATVFALRDIGPRTVPALVTALRSKNGRIASGAAHALGEMSGDAFDALPEVERMLHDPDEGVRASARQVLQHLAERSRHNDPVFGEEESGRRVREVREGARRLLNEVDTNQKPQRKGR; this is encoded by the coding sequence ATGTCAATTCGACGCACGCTTATCGTCGCGACATTGACCGTCGCGATCTTTTGCGAGGCTTGTGCCTTTGCAACATTCGCCCAGATGGCGGGTCGAGCCAACCGGAACGTCGCCGAACCGAAAACGGCCGACATCGTTAAGCGGCTCAAAAGCGGCAATGTCTCGGTGCGCAGGCGTGGGGCCGAAGACCTGATGGTAATCGGCGCGAAGGCCCAGGAGGTTCTGCCGTCGGTCCATACCGCCCTGACCGATCCGGATGTCGAAGTACGCGTTGCCGCGGCCTTGTGCTTGGAGCAGATCGATCCGACGAATCCCGGCATCGTGCCGGCGCTCGCCGGCGCGATCGATCAGGGCTGCATCGCAAACTTGAGTCCCGCTGTGCAAGTGCTCGTCAAACGCGAACCCGATCGTTCGGATGCACTTGTCCGGCAGCTCATAAAGCTGGTCGATAGCAACGATCGAGGCATGCGCTCAGCCGCGATGAAAAGTCTTGGGGAGCTCGGCCCGAAGGCTCAGGCTGCCGTGCCCGCACTTATTAAACAACTGCAATCCAATGAGCACCCCTACAAGTTAAACGCGAGCCAGGCACTCATTGGCATCGGCAGTAGGGACGCGGTGCCGGCGTTGCTCGCGGCGCTACAGTCCCAGGACCCGTTTGTGCGCGGCAACGCAGGCATTGGGCTATTGGAAATCGTTCCGGTTTCGCGTGAGGTGGGACAGGCCGTCCTCGAAATGATGAAATCCACCGCGCTCGAGTCTTCCGGCCAGTCCACCGAGTCCATGATCCTCAAAGTCCATGCCGCGGTTCCCACCACGGTCGATCAACTCGCTGCCCTGCTCTCGGACGCCAACGTACTCGTTCGCTTCCGCGCGGTGAACATGCTTTCGCATTTGAAACTCGAGGCGAAATCTGCCGTGCCGGCGCTAATGCCTTTGATGAAGGATCCGAACGCGTACATACGCGGTGCCACCGCCCGAGCAATAGCTGTCACGGGACAGCCCTACTCGCAGGAGTTCGTCGACTCGTTGTTAGCCAATCTTAAAGACAAAGATAATAGCTCGAAGCTCCTGGCGATCGAATACCTGGCAGCGGTCCGAGAGCGGCCCGAGGTGCAGTCCGCACTGATCGCGGCGCTGTTGGCCGAGCATGATGCGGACGCAACCGCGGCACTGCTGGATGCCTTGGACGCCGAGCGGCTTTACCAGTGGCTTCAGGGCCATGACCTAGCGCTGCGCAAAAAAGCGGTCGATATTTGCGTGAACCCATTCCTGAAGGTCGAGCCCGCCGAAAGAGTCTGCCTGGCCTTGCTGCCGCTGCTGGCCGATGATGACGCGACTGTCCGTCAATTGGTGATTCAGGCCCTGGGGCACACGGCCCATGCCCCCGTTCCGGACACCGATCCGGATTCTCCTTTTTTCGAACCTAAGAAGCCGGCTGACGCCGTCGAGGAAGATCGCGGCTGGGTCACGTCGCGGCTTGTTCCTCCGCTGATCCAATTCCTGACGGATGCCGACGCCGCGACCCGCGGACAAGCTGCGCGATCGCTCGGCCTGCTGGGCGCGGCCGCGAAAAGCGCGACGCCGCAGATCATCAAGCTTCTGGCGGACGAATCTCCCGACGTCCGTAGGCGCGCCGTCGTGGCGCTGGGTGATTTCGGGCCCGGGGCGAAGGCGGCCGCCAGGGCGATCGCGCACTTGATCGAACAAAGCCACGACAGCGACCTACGTGCCGATGCCGCCGACGCGCTTGACAAGATCAACGCCCCTGGACCGGAGGTCGTCCGTGCGTTGCTCGTTGCGCTCGCGGATAACGCTCCCGCCACGCGCCGCGCGGCAGCCGAAGCACTGGCCATGGCCGGTCCCGCGAAGGATGTTGCCGGCCCGCTCATCAAGGCTTTGGAAGATACCGACGATCGGGTGCAGGAAAGCGCTGCCGAAGCGCTCGGCAAGCTCGACATTCACGATGTGTCGGAGGTAATCCTGCCACTGGTCGAGGCTCTGCCTGGGCAAGCGAACGATAAGGCAGCGATCGCCTTGGTTCGAATCGGCAAGAATAATCCGATTGTGGAAAAGTACTTGATCGATGCGCTGGAAACCAACGACCGAGATACCGTCCAATCGGCACTCGGCGTTCTCGAAGAGATTGGCACCAAGAATGCCACGGCCGGTCTGCTGCGCCTGCTTGGCAACTACGAGGATCACGGCTTCGATGACTCGATAGCTTCCGGGGTGCAAAGCGTGCTGGACAGCATCGGCCCCGAAGCTGCCGAGGTGGTATCCGCGTTTTTGGATCTGAATCTGGATCAGTCCGAATGGAATTCGCGCAGCGAACTGTGGGGAGAATTGCTGCGCGAGATAGGGCCTGATGCCGTCGACCAGTTGGCCTTGGCCCTGCGCGATGCAAACTCGCGTCGGCGGCTGATGGCCGCCTGGGCGCTGGGTGTTTGTGGTCCGTATACCACGCGGGCGGTGTCGGCCCTTGTGCCGGTAACGCACGACACGGATCGCAAATGTCGGTTGGCGTCGATCGCGGCGCTGGGCGTGGCGGGGCACGATTCGGACGAAGCGATAACAGCTCTGGTCGATCTACTGGCGAGGGCCAAAGGAAAGTACGAAGGCGAACTTGCTGATGCCGAGGATGATTACACGGCAACCGTGTTCGCGCTGCGCGACATCGGCCCGAGGACCGTCCCAGCGCTAGTGACCGCCCTGCGCTCGAAGAACGGTCGCATCGCATCGGGCGCCGCTCACGCGCTTGGGGAAATGTCCGGCGATGCGTTCGACGCACTTCCGGAAGTGGAAAGGATGCTGCACGATCCCGACGAAGGTGTCCGCGCGTCGGCCAGGCAAGTCTTACAGCACCTGGCAGAGAGATCCAGGCACAACGATCCCGTCTTTGGCGAAGAAGAATCCGGTCGCCGGGTACGTGAAGTCCGCGAAGGCGCCAGACGCCTGCTCAATGAGGTCGACACGAACCAAAAGCCTCAGCGTAAGGGTCGCTAA
- a CDS encoding PLD nuclease N-terminal domain-containing protein has protein sequence MGETTIEPSRIIVDVDWFMVAGIPLAVCWIAALVHCLTNKRLRDIERLTWVLVIIFFNFIGAIIYLIFGRNPKHDHPPLKK, from the coding sequence ATGGGAGAAACGACAATCGAACCTTCAAGAATTATCGTTGATGTCGACTGGTTCATGGTGGCGGGCATTCCACTCGCGGTCTGTTGGATTGCGGCTCTCGTCCATTGCCTGACAAATAAAAGGCTACGGGATATCGAAAGGCTTACTTGGGTACTCGTCATCATCTTCTTCAACTTCATTGGTGCGATCATTTATTTGATCTTCGGTCGAAATCCCAAACATGACCACCCGCCGCTCAAAAAATAA
- the dprA gene encoding DNA-processing protein DprA — MSEAVERASDLITSQGAEADLISALRLAMVPGVGPRLTMALLARFGSAAAVLAAAPSDLREVPGVGTKVSQAIARAPARDAVEREIEQCRQAGISVLTPQSAGYPRLLREIHDPPPIIFGRGMIEARDSLAIAIVGSRHATQYGIAQAERLAGSLARAGLTIVSGLARGVDAAAHRGALAAGGRTIAVLGSGLSNIYPPEHVSLADEVAAAGCLLSEAPPRTQPTSGAFPQRNRLISGMSLGVIVVEASIQSGALITARHATEQGRDIFAVPGRVDSRVSHGCHRLIRDGAKLVETADDVLEELGPLVEATSDAAGKSVHHPAELLLNDLERQVLDAVTAEPTTIDQVVATSALPTPQVLATLSVLEMRRLVRRLGGNRVSRV, encoded by the coding sequence TTGAGCGAAGCAGTCGAGCGCGCGAGCGACTTAATCACGTCGCAGGGGGCTGAGGCCGATTTGATCTCGGCCCTGCGATTGGCCATGGTGCCCGGCGTCGGACCGAGGCTGACGATGGCCCTGCTGGCTCGTTTCGGCTCGGCCGCGGCGGTCTTGGCAGCAGCGCCGAGTGACCTGCGCGAGGTGCCAGGCGTGGGCACGAAAGTCAGCCAGGCGATCGCACGGGCTCCGGCGCGTGACGCCGTCGAACGTGAAATCGAACAATGCCGGCAGGCGGGTATTTCGGTGCTGACGCCGCAATCGGCCGGCTACCCACGCCTGCTGCGCGAGATTCACGATCCCCCTCCGATCATTTTTGGGCGTGGCATGATCGAGGCGCGCGATTCGTTGGCGATTGCCATCGTCGGTTCTCGGCATGCTACGCAATACGGCATCGCGCAGGCCGAGCGGCTGGCCGGCAGCCTGGCGCGCGCGGGACTGACGATCGTCAGCGGGCTGGCACGCGGCGTCGATGCCGCGGCGCATCGCGGCGCGCTGGCCGCCGGAGGACGAACGATTGCCGTGCTCGGCAGCGGGCTTTCGAACATCTATCCGCCCGAGCATGTGTCGCTAGCGGACGAAGTCGCCGCCGCCGGATGTTTGCTGAGCGAAGCTCCTCCGCGAACTCAGCCCACGAGCGGCGCGTTCCCGCAACGCAATCGACTGATCAGCGGCATGTCGCTGGGCGTCATCGTCGTCGAGGCGTCGATTCAGTCCGGCGCCCTGATCACGGCCCGGCATGCCACGGAACAGGGGCGCGACATTTTCGCCGTGCCGGGGCGCGTCGACAGCCGCGTATCGCACGGTTGCCATCGGCTGATTCGCGACGGTGCGAAGCTTGTCGAAACGGCCGACGACGTGCTGGAAGAACTCGGTCCGCTGGTCGAAGCCACATCGGATGCCGCCGGAAAAAGCGTGCATCATCCGGCGGAGCTTTTGCTCAACGACCTGGAGCGCCAAGTGCTGGACGCCGTTACGGCCGAACCGACGACGATCGACCAGGTGGTCGCCACCAGCGCGCTCCCTACGCCACAAGTGCTGGCGACGCTGAGCGTCCTGGAAATGCGCCGCCTCGTGCGCCGGCTGGGCGGCAATCGCGTGTCGCGGGTCTAG
- the aroB gene encoding 3-dehydroquinate synthase: MSVSQATTIVEVALAERGYTIEIGTGNLVEAGRFLDDRGGASHIALVTDDNVVERHARRVAESLAQHADVDILSIEPGETAKCVETADVLWQKLLEIGADRRTVVVAVGGGVVGDLAGFIAATFARGLAFLQMPTTLLAQVDSSVGGKVGINLPGAKNMVGAFWQPRGVLIDTAVLATLPEREYRAGLAEVVKYGVILDEEFFRYLEEHVAELRARQDNVLRHVVARSCQLKADVVSKDEREETGLRAVLNYGHTFCHAFETLTGYGQLLHGEAVSIGMTCAARLAERLKRVDSEFVRRQHDLLLQLGLPTATPHLESREVLAVMARDKKAASGKLRFVLPTRMGHVELVGGIPELDVRAALESS, translated from the coding sequence ATGAGCGTGAGTCAGGCGACAACCATTGTCGAAGTCGCGCTTGCCGAGCGCGGCTACACGATCGAAATCGGCACCGGCAACCTGGTCGAGGCGGGACGCTTTCTCGATGACCGCGGTGGTGCCTCGCATATCGCGCTAGTAACCGACGACAACGTCGTCGAACGTCACGCTCGGCGGGTGGCCGAGAGCCTGGCCCAGCACGCCGACGTCGATATTTTGTCGATCGAGCCGGGCGAGACCGCCAAGTGCGTCGAAACGGCGGACGTGTTGTGGCAAAAACTACTCGAAATCGGCGCCGATCGCCGCACGGTAGTTGTCGCCGTCGGGGGCGGGGTCGTCGGAGACCTTGCCGGTTTCATCGCCGCCACGTTCGCCCGCGGCCTGGCGTTTCTGCAAATGCCCACCACTCTGTTGGCGCAGGTGGACAGCTCGGTAGGGGGCAAGGTCGGCATCAATTTGCCAGGCGCCAAGAACATGGTCGGCGCCTTTTGGCAACCGCGCGGCGTGCTGATCGACACCGCGGTATTAGCGACATTGCCCGAGCGCGAATATCGGGCGGGTCTGGCCGAAGTCGTGAAATATGGCGTCATCCTGGACGAAGAATTCTTTCGTTACCTGGAAGAGCATGTCGCCGAGCTGCGCGCCCGGCAGGATAACGTGCTGCGGCATGTCGTGGCGCGAAGCTGCCAGTTGAAGGCCGACGTCGTCTCGAAGGACGAGCGCGAAGAGACCGGTCTGCGGGCCGTGCTGAATTACGGCCATACGTTTTGTCACGCATTCGAGACATTGACCGGTTACGGCCAGCTTCTGCATGGCGAGGCCGTGTCGATTGGTATGACGTGCGCCGCCCGGCTGGCTGAAAGGCTAAAACGCGTGGATAGCGAGTTCGTCCGCCGGCAGCATGACTTGCTGCTGCAACTGGGATTGCCGACCGCGACGCCACATCTGGAGTCGCGGGAAGTTCTGGCCGTCATGGCGCGGGACAAGAAAGCAGCCAGCGGCAAGCTGCGATTCGTTCTTCCCACGCGCATGGGTCACGTGGAACTCGTGGGTGGCATTCCCGAACTGGATGTCCGCGCGGCGCTCGAATCGTCGTAG
- a CDS encoding CaiB/BaiF CoA-transferase family protein, with amino-acid sequence MSGYPLAGLKVLDLSRVLAGPVATQILADLGADVVKVERPGSGDDTRQWGPPFLGGDGPSAYFLSCNRGKRSLALDLKHPAAREIVDRLIGVADVLVENFLPDALSRYGLTPERLATLNPRLVSCSISGFGRTGPLADVAGYDLVTQAGTGLMSITGEPAGPPLKVGVAMSDILTGLYTVISALAGLHGRGRDGLGGAFDLSLADCTLASLVNVVQSALVTGERPQRWGNAHPQIVPYESFETADGFLVIAVGNDDQWRKMCAAIEHDDWAQDVRFRTNADRVRHRSELLGLLRPVVRQRTRRHWQELLSTIGVPHGSVLAVDEALATPQVAAREMILPVVDDQGRSYSVIGSAIHYQGEPPRTAQAPPELGQHTDEVLRQWLTLDDVRISQLREQGVIA; translated from the coding sequence ATGAGCGGATACCCTCTGGCCGGACTGAAGGTGCTGGACCTGTCGCGGGTTTTGGCCGGACCGGTGGCGACCCAAATCTTGGCCGACCTGGGGGCCGACGTCGTCAAAGTCGAGCGACCGGGGAGCGGCGATGATACCCGGCAATGGGGTCCTCCTTTTCTGGGGGGCGATGGACCGAGCGCCTATTTTCTTTCCTGCAATCGCGGCAAGCGATCGTTGGCGCTCGATCTGAAGCATCCGGCCGCGCGCGAGATTGTCGACCGATTGATCGGCGTGGCCGACGTCCTGGTCGAGAACTTTCTGCCCGACGCGCTGTCGCGCTACGGTTTGACGCCAGAGCGGCTGGCGACGTTAAATCCCCGGCTGGTGAGTTGCTCGATATCAGGTTTCGGTCGTACCGGCCCACTGGCAGATGTGGCCGGCTATGACCTGGTGACGCAGGCCGGCACTGGCTTGATGTCGATCACAGGCGAGCCCGCCGGCCCACCACTAAAGGTCGGCGTCGCCATGAGCGACATTCTCACGGGGCTGTACACCGTCATTAGCGCACTGGCCGGATTGCATGGCCGTGGACGGGACGGACTCGGCGGCGCGTTCGATTTATCGCTCGCCGACTGCACGCTGGCCAGCCTGGTGAACGTCGTGCAAAGCGCACTCGTGACAGGCGAGCGCCCGCAGCGGTGGGGCAACGCTCATCCGCAGATCGTGCCGTACGAATCGTTCGAGACGGCCGATGGATTCCTGGTGATTGCCGTCGGCAACGACGACCAATGGCGCAAAATGTGCGCGGCGATCGAGCACGACGATTGGGCGCAGGACGTTCGTTTTCGGACCAATGCCGATCGGGTGCGTCATCGAAGCGAATTGCTCGGCCTGTTACGGCCCGTCGTGCGGCAGCGCACCCGGCGTCATTGGCAGGAGTTGCTGTCGACGATCGGCGTGCCGCACGGCTCGGTGCTGGCCGTGGACGAGGCGCTCGCGACGCCGCAGGTCGCCGCGCGAGAAATGATTCTGCCTGTGGTCGACGATCAGGGACGCAGCTACTCGGTGATCGGCAGCGCGATCCATTACCAGGGCGAGCCGCCGCGCACGGCCCAAGCTCCGCCAGAGCTGGGACAGCATACCGACGAGGTGTTGCGCCAGTGGCTAACTCTGGACGATGTCCGGATTTCACAACTGCGCGAGCAAGGCGTCATTGCATGA
- a CDS encoding HdeD family acid-resistance protein, whose translation MSTPFSGGPLPATGHELEKLRHEWYWFLLLGILLIVGGTLAIGYSIFATLAVVTFFGLLLVIGGGAQIVSSFWAGHWSGFLLSLLAGILYVVVGGMMVARPFVGAEALTLLVGSFFLIGGIFRVVAAMTLRLHHWGWILLNGVITALLGLLVLAEWPSSGLFVIGLFIGIDMLFNGWMWVMLSLGLRSLPAGQESV comes from the coding sequence ATGTCCACGCCGTTTTCCGGTGGTCCCCTTCCCGCCACGGGCCACGAACTCGAGAAGCTGCGGCACGAATGGTATTGGTTCCTGCTATTGGGCATTCTGTTGATCGTCGGCGGAACGTTGGCGATCGGCTACTCGATCTTCGCCACGTTGGCTGTCGTGACCTTCTTCGGCCTGCTCTTGGTCATCGGCGGCGGCGCTCAGATCGTCAGCTCGTTTTGGGCCGGTCATTGGAGCGGGTTTCTGTTGTCGCTGTTGGCCGGCATCCTGTACGTCGTTGTCGGTGGCATGATGGTGGCCCGACCGTTTGTCGGCGCCGAAGCGTTGACGCTTTTGGTGGGGTCGTTCTTCCTGATCGGCGGCATCTTTCGTGTCGTCGCCGCGATGACATTGCGGTTGCACCACTGGGGCTGGATTCTGCTGAATGGCGTCATCACGGCGCTCCTCGGTTTGCTGGTGTTGGCCGAGTGGCCGAGTTCGGGCCTGTTCGTGATCGGCCTGTTCATCGGCATTGACATGCTGTTCAACGGTTGGATGTGGGTCATGCTCAGCCTTGGACTGCGCAGCCTGCCGGCCGGTCAAGAGAGCGTCTAA
- a CDS encoding GNAT family N-acetyltransferase encodes MTSSICAVPARDLSGDQTGAWSRILSECGLLQSPYLRPEFVQALAAVRNDIEVAVVEHNGEPAAFLPFRRMPWNGARPAGGWLANFQALIARPEAEIDPLSIVRACGLRSWQFDHLLRPHAGLEPYVWRAWESPYADLSDGFEGYCRRLRVERKRLTELERQQRKMSRDLGEVRFESHVDSRKILYKLFEWKGAQYDRTRERNIFASPWVCELLDLLLEYQTDEFASLLSVLYAGNRIAAIAYTLRSGPNLHGWFTAFDRELYSYSPGMQLLMELFKAAEGLGIKRVDLGKGPEGYKRRFMTDATHVYEGTVDSNSLVANIRQSWWHTKDWVRESRLASTARASARLVRGVQGWLEMG; translated from the coding sequence ATGACGTCGTCGATTTGCGCGGTCCCTGCACGGGACCTCAGTGGTGATCAAACAGGCGCGTGGTCGCGCATTCTTAGCGAATGCGGACTGCTACAGAGCCCTTATTTGCGGCCAGAATTCGTGCAGGCCCTGGCGGCTGTGCGAAATGATATCGAAGTGGCAGTCGTCGAGCACAACGGCGAGCCGGCGGCATTCTTGCCGTTTCGTCGCATGCCATGGAACGGGGCTCGCCCCGCCGGCGGATGGCTGGCGAACTTTCAGGCGCTGATCGCGCGCCCCGAGGCCGAAATCGATCCCTTGTCGATCGTGCGGGCCTGCGGTCTTCGCTCGTGGCAGTTCGATCATTTGCTGCGTCCGCACGCGGGATTAGAACCCTACGTTTGGCGCGCTTGGGAATCTCCCTACGCGGACCTGTCAGACGGTTTCGAGGGCTATTGCCGCCGCCTGCGCGTCGAGCGCAAACGCCTGACCGAATTAGAGCGGCAGCAGCGGAAGATGTCGCGCGACCTGGGCGAAGTGCGCTTCGAGTCGCACGTAGATAGCCGCAAGATTCTGTACAAGCTCTTCGAGTGGAAAGGCGCCCAGTACGACCGGACGCGCGAGCGGAATATCTTCGCTTCGCCCTGGGTCTGCGAGCTGTTGGACTTGCTGCTGGAATATCAGACCGACGAATTCGCATCGCTATTGTCGGTCTTGTACGCCGGCAACCGCATCGCCGCGATCGCCTATACGTTGCGGTCCGGTCCGAATTTGCACGGCTGGTTCACCGCGTTCGATCGTGAGTTGTATTCCTACTCGCCAGGCATGCAGCTGCTGATGGAGTTATTCAAGGCCGCCGAAGGACTGGGCATCAAGCGCGTCGATCTCGGCAAGGGTCCGGAAGGCTATAAGCGACGATTCATGACCGACGCCACGCACGTTTACGAGGGAACGGTCGACTCGAACTCATTGGTCGCGAATATTCGCCAGAGCTGGTGGCACACCAAGGATTGGGTGCGCGAGTCGCGACTGGCGTCGACCGCTCGCGCATCGGCGCGCCTGGTGCGCGGCGTGCAGGGCTGGCTGGAAATGGGCTGA